The Algoriphagus sp. TR-M9 genome has a window encoding:
- a CDS encoding HU family DNA-binding protein, translating into MTKAEVITKISDKTGIQKDDVTQTIEAFFKVVKDSMSEGDNIYVRGFGSFINKKRAKKIARNISKNTAIVIDEHYIPAFKPSKVFVEKIKNSKKIKELAPQD; encoded by the coding sequence GTGACTAAAGCAGAAGTAATCACTAAGATTTCGGACAAAACAGGTATCCAGAAGGATGATGTGACACAAACTATCGAAGCGTTCTTCAAGGTAGTGAAGGACTCCATGTCCGAAGGAGACAACATCTACGTGAGAGGATTTGGTAGCTTCATCAATAAGAAGAGAGCTAAAAAAATCGCCCGAAACATTTCTAAAAACACAGCGATCGTGATCGATGAGCATTACATTCCGGCATTCAAGCCGTCTAAGGTGTTTGTTGAGAAGATCAAAAACAGTAAAAAGATCAAGGAACTTGCTCCTCAGGACTAA
- a CDS encoding tetratricopeptide repeat protein has protein sequence MKKTQLILIVVGVLAIAGLYALPSVVVDNEGQADGVSQDNAAASSESTEAIAMHEPELTPDQQLQLNTLKLQVKEDSSSEDIVSSSEELAGIYQEIGKYDSAGYYLGLAYENRPETELAEKAGNAYYEAFSFALDQEKVNYTAEQTRKYLNLVLDNDPTRLDLKTKIAMTYVSSSNPMQGITMLREILEEDPQNEDGLFNMGILSMQSGQYKRATERFEELVKYHPDNLQGQFYLGVSYFESDQKNKAKAQFEKVKELTDDPTIIGTVDTYLDQL, from the coding sequence ATGAAAAAAACTCAGCTCATACTCATCGTAGTGGGAGTGCTTGCTATCGCAGGATTGTACGCGCTTCCTAGTGTGGTGGTGGATAATGAAGGGCAAGCTGATGGAGTATCGCAAGATAATGCCGCAGCATCCTCAGAATCTACTGAAGCCATAGCGATGCATGAGCCTGAACTTACTCCAGATCAGCAGCTTCAGCTCAATACCTTGAAGCTACAGGTGAAAGAGGATTCATCGAGCGAAGATATAGTGTCTTCTTCCGAAGAATTGGCTGGCATCTATCAGGAGATAGGGAAATACGACAGTGCGGGATATTATCTAGGTCTGGCTTATGAAAATAGGCCAGAAACTGAACTGGCAGAAAAGGCAGGAAATGCCTATTACGAAGCGTTTAGCTTTGCGCTAGATCAGGAGAAAGTAAACTACACAGCCGAGCAGACCCGGAAGTATTTAAATCTGGTGTTGGATAATGATCCCACCCGATTGGATTTGAAAACCAAGATAGCGATGACTTATGTGTCCTCGTCCAACCCAATGCAGGGCATTACCATGCTAAGAGAGATCTTAGAAGAAGACCCTCAAAATGAAGATGGACTATTCAACATGGGCATTTTATCTATGCAATCCGGCCAATACAAGCGTGCCACTGAGCGATTTGAAGAGTTGGTGAAATACCATCCGGATAATCTACAGGGGCAGTTTTACCTGGGCGTGAGCTATTTCGAATCCGATCAAAAAAACAAAGCAAAAGCTCAGTTTGAGAAAGTAAAAGAGCTGACCGATGATCCTACGATTATCGGCACAGTGGATACTTATCTCGATCAGCTATAA
- the mutY gene encoding A/G-specific adenine glycosylase has translation MTQKTTDYQAFSHQIITWYQQNPRDLPWRGTRDPYKIWLSEIILQQTRVAQGLPYYYAFCEAYPTVKELALAAEEDVLRLWQGLGYYSRARNLHFCAKTIWFELDGKFPDTYEGLLKLKGVGNYTAAAIASFAFGEAKAVVDGNVFRVLARYFGIETDIASGKGKKEFEALANEIIPIADPAEFNQAMMDFGARQCTPKSPNCTICPVRNTCFAHLYNMVPELPVKINKVKVRERHFHYYVIRCGEKWVWNKRTAGDIWEGLYDFPKVEEGVNQAEIMAGAHEISTHKHTFPKNYRHILSHQKLNAVFSEIEIAEKNFANLEKWCEDEGFVLVEESKIEYLAKPKLIVNFLNDQGI, from the coding sequence ATGACCCAAAAAACTACTGACTATCAGGCTTTTTCACACCAAATCATCACTTGGTACCAGCAAAATCCAAGAGATTTACCATGGCGCGGAACACGTGATCCGTATAAAATTTGGCTCTCAGAAATCATTTTACAGCAAACTCGTGTGGCCCAAGGGTTACCTTATTATTACGCTTTTTGCGAAGCTTACCCCACGGTGAAGGAGCTCGCCCTAGCAGCAGAAGAAGATGTTCTCAGGCTCTGGCAGGGGCTGGGCTATTACAGCCGCGCGAGGAACCTGCACTTTTGTGCCAAAACTATCTGGTTTGAATTGGACGGAAAGTTCCCTGATACTTATGAGGGGCTGCTCAAACTTAAAGGAGTGGGAAACTATACCGCGGCTGCCATCGCCAGTTTTGCATTTGGAGAGGCCAAAGCCGTGGTGGACGGAAATGTGTTCCGGGTCCTCGCCAGGTACTTTGGGATAGAAACAGACATTGCCAGCGGCAAAGGGAAAAAAGAGTTTGAAGCGCTGGCAAATGAAATCATCCCTATAGCTGATCCGGCAGAATTCAATCAGGCCATGATGGACTTTGGCGCAAGGCAATGCACTCCCAAGAGCCCAAACTGTACCATTTGCCCTGTCAGAAACACCTGTTTTGCACACCTATATAATATGGTGCCCGAATTGCCCGTAAAAATCAACAAAGTCAAAGTTCGCGAGAGGCACTTCCACTATTACGTGATCCGCTGTGGGGAAAAATGGGTGTGGAACAAGCGAACCGCTGGAGACATCTGGGAAGGGTTGTACGATTTTCCCAAAGTCGAAGAAGGGGTAAACCAAGCGGAAATCATGGCTGGGGCACATGAGATTTCGACCCATAAACACACTTTCCCAAAAAATTACCGGCACATTTTGTCTCATCAGAAACTCAATGCGGTTTTCTCAGAAATAGAAATCGCAGAAAAAAATTTCGCAAATCTGGAAAAATGGTGTGAGGATGAGGGGTTTGTTTTGGTAGAGGAAAGTAAAATCGAATATTTGGCTAAGCCAAAGTTAATCGTGAACTTTTTGAACGATCAGGGGATTTGA
- a CDS encoding single-stranded DNA-binding protein, with product MAGVNKVILVGNLGADPEVKYLEGDNVVANLRLATTEAYKNRNGERVEQTEWHDLELWGGQAKVAEQYLKKGSQIYVEGKIKTDSWQDEQGQNRYRTRIRVLSFTMLGSRPDGAGGGGGSAPQQSYQPKPNAAAAATPSSPAPATDTDDDDLPF from the coding sequence ATGGCAGGAGTTAATAAAGTAATCTTGGTAGGCAATCTAGGTGCAGATCCAGAAGTGAAGTATCTGGAAGGTGACAATGTGGTCGCAAATCTACGTCTAGCCACCACTGAAGCCTATAAAAACCGGAATGGCGAGCGCGTGGAGCAAACAGAGTGGCATGACCTAGAGCTCTGGGGAGGCCAGGCCAAAGTCGCAGAGCAATACCTCAAAAAAGGCAGCCAGATCTACGTCGAAGGCAAAATCAAAACCGATAGCTGGCAGGATGAGCAGGGACAAAACCGCTACCGCACTAGAATCAGGGTTTTGAGCTTTACCATGCTGGGTAGCAGACCAGACGGAGCAGGAGGCGGAGGAGGATCAGCTCCTCAGCAGTCTTATCAGCCAAAACCGAATGCAGCGGCCGCCGCTACCCCTTCCTCACCGGCACCGGCCACAGACACGGATGATGACGACCTTCCATTTTAA
- the gldE gene encoding gliding motility-associated protein GldE, producing MDDPYPSYHLLAQINTPSVSYLIINGLLFTLLLLGSALVSGSEVAFFSLSNEDLNQLDEENSDRGKKVVRLVQSPKKLLSTILILNNLINIGIVTLTTFVSWSIFGMNATGIVVILIQTIGVTFAIVFFGEIVPKVYANNAKISFSLTMAPAISFFSTMLKPISVFLMSFSNLIEKRIEKKGYSLSVNELNQALDLTTEDTPNEEREILRGIVNFGTLTVKQVMQSRMDITAIDIEMDFHELMDKINKSGYSRIPVFEETIDNIQGILYIKDLLPYIERDEDFKWNELIRKSFFVPENKKVDTLLKDFQQKRVHMAIVVDEYGGTSGLVTLEDLIEEIIGEINDEFDDHDDIFFQEIDSSTFIFEGKVSLNDFCKKLELDPQLFEDVKGESESLGGLLLELNTKLPKNGTKITFGEFVFTILAVDARKIKKVKVFINSQDKDSVSPHTD from the coding sequence ATGGACGATCCTTACCCGAGTTACCATTTACTCGCTCAGATTAATACCCCATCGGTATCCTATCTGATAATAAATGGATTGCTTTTTACCCTATTACTCCTGGGCTCTGCCTTGGTTTCCGGTTCGGAGGTTGCGTTTTTTTCGCTTTCTAATGAAGATCTAAATCAACTCGATGAAGAAAATTCAGACCGGGGCAAGAAAGTAGTACGCCTGGTACAATCACCCAAAAAACTGCTTAGCACCATTCTTATTTTGAATAACCTGATCAACATCGGGATAGTGACCCTGACTACCTTTGTGTCCTGGTCCATCTTTGGGATGAATGCCACTGGAATCGTTGTGATCCTGATCCAGACCATAGGGGTGACCTTCGCCATCGTGTTTTTTGGAGAAATCGTCCCAAAAGTCTATGCAAACAATGCCAAAATCAGCTTTAGTTTAACCATGGCTCCAGCGATCAGTTTTTTTTCCACCATGCTGAAGCCTATCTCGGTTTTCTTGATGTCCTTCAGTAATCTCATCGAGAAGCGAATAGAAAAAAAAGGCTACTCCCTATCTGTCAATGAGCTAAACCAAGCCTTAGACCTCACCACGGAAGACACTCCTAACGAGGAGCGAGAGATCCTTCGTGGAATAGTGAACTTCGGTACACTCACTGTAAAACAAGTCATGCAAAGCCGCATGGACATCACAGCCATAGATATAGAGATGGACTTCCATGAGCTAATGGACAAAATCAACAAAAGCGGCTACTCTAGGATTCCTGTATTTGAAGAGACTATAGACAACATCCAAGGGATCCTTTATATCAAAGACCTCCTTCCCTACATAGAAAGAGACGAGGACTTCAAATGGAACGAGCTGATCCGAAAGAGTTTCTTTGTACCTGAAAACAAGAAGGTAGACACCCTACTGAAGGATTTCCAGCAGAAAAGAGTGCACATGGCCATAGTAGTAGATGAGTATGGAGGGACCTCCGGACTGGTGACTCTGGAAGACCTGATCGAAGAAATTATCGGGGAAATCAACGATGAATTTGATGACCACGACGATATATTCTTTCAGGAAATCGATTCCTCCACTTTTATATTTGAAGGAAAGGTTTCCCTGAATGATTTCTGCAAAAAACTGGAGTTAGATCCACAGCTTTTCGAAGACGTCAAAGGCGAAAGTGAATCCTTGGGTGGCTTACTGCTGGAGCTGAACACCAAGCTGCCCAAAAATGGAACAAAAATCACTTTTGGAGAATTTGTATTCACCATTTTGGCAGTAGATGCCCGCAAAATCAAAAAAGTAAAAGTTTTCATCAACTCTCAGGACAAAGATTCCGTCAGCCCCCATACAGACTGA
- a CDS encoding Rne/Rng family ribonuclease, producing MSTELLIDSAQNGSRIALLQDKSLVELHSEGMDNQFKVGDIYLGTVRKIVNGLNAAFIDVGYEKDAFLHYQDLGPNFNSLTKFTKMVRNNNYGNYNLKGFDNEPEIEKIGKISGPLSKNQQILVQVVKEPISTKGPRLSCELSLPGRYLVLVPFSDSVNVSKKIRSNEERKRLLRLIKSIKPANFGVIIRTVAEGQSVSDLDKDLRNLLTNWEEGMAKLLKAKSRDKIIGEMSMASSLVRDLLNESFDAITVEEESTYDQIRSYIRNIAPEKEKIVRLYNGKAKLFENFGIEKQIKSLFGQTVSLPQGGYVIIEHTEALHVIDVNSGNKSNQESDQESTALKTNLVAAKEIARQLRLRDMGGIIVVDFIDMKKADNKKAIYEAMKNELQSDRSKHTVLPLSKFGLMQITRQRVRPEVNIVTKETCPSCNGTGKIQASILVADKLEKDLEHIATIQNVSKIQIGLHPYLHAYFTTGIISRRVKWFFKYNKWIKLIKDSSLPVTEYRFLDESGEEIELQVKSETE from the coding sequence TTGAGTACGGAATTGTTAATCGATTCTGCTCAAAACGGAAGTCGAATTGCCCTTTTACAAGATAAAAGCCTGGTTGAGTTGCATTCCGAAGGAATGGACAATCAGTTCAAAGTGGGGGATATTTACCTGGGTACAGTCCGCAAAATCGTCAATGGGCTCAATGCAGCATTCATAGACGTAGGGTATGAGAAAGACGCCTTTCTCCATTACCAGGACCTCGGGCCGAATTTCAACAGCTTGACGAAGTTCACCAAAATGGTGCGCAACAATAACTACGGCAATTATAACCTGAAGGGGTTTGACAACGAACCTGAAATAGAGAAGATTGGAAAGATATCCGGTCCACTCTCCAAAAACCAACAAATATTGGTGCAGGTCGTCAAAGAACCCATTTCTACCAAAGGACCTCGACTATCCTGTGAGCTCTCTCTGCCAGGTCGATACCTTGTGCTGGTACCCTTCTCGGATTCGGTAAACGTCTCCAAGAAGATCCGTAGCAACGAGGAAAGAAAAAGACTTTTAAGGCTAATCAAATCAATCAAGCCTGCCAATTTCGGTGTTATCATCCGGACAGTGGCTGAAGGGCAATCCGTGAGTGATCTGGATAAAGACCTTCGCAACCTCCTGACCAACTGGGAAGAAGGCATGGCCAAATTGCTGAAAGCCAAAAGTCGCGACAAGATAATCGGAGAGATGAGTATGGCTTCATCACTAGTGAGAGACCTGCTCAACGAATCATTCGACGCAATCACCGTAGAAGAAGAATCTACCTACGATCAGATCAGATCCTACATCAGGAACATCGCTCCTGAAAAAGAAAAAATTGTCAGGCTTTACAACGGTAAGGCCAAGCTATTTGAAAATTTTGGAATTGAAAAGCAGATCAAAAGCCTGTTTGGACAGACGGTAAGCCTCCCTCAAGGAGGATACGTGATCATCGAGCACACCGAAGCCCTTCACGTCATAGATGTGAACAGTGGCAACAAATCCAATCAGGAAAGTGACCAAGAATCGACAGCATTAAAAACAAACTTGGTCGCCGCTAAAGAAATTGCCAGACAGCTGCGCCTCCGGGATATGGGAGGCATCATCGTCGTAGACTTCATCGATATGAAGAAGGCCGATAACAAGAAAGCCATCTACGAAGCGATGAAAAATGAGCTTCAGTCTGACAGGTCTAAGCATACTGTTTTGCCGCTGAGCAAATTTGGGCTCATGCAGATCACTAGACAGCGAGTAAGGCCAGAGGTCAACATTGTGACCAAAGAAACCTGCCCATCCTGTAACGGAACGGGCAAAATCCAGGCTTCTATCCTGGTGGCCGATAAGCTGGAAAAAGACCTGGAGCATATTGCTACCATCCAGAATGTGAGTAAAATCCAAATTGGGCTGCATCCCTACCTGCACGCATACTTCACTACAGGCATTATCAGCCGAAGAGTAAAGTGGTTTTTCAAGTATAATAAGTGGATTAAACTGATCAAAGATTCTTCACTACCAGTGACGGAATACAGGTTCCTAGATGAATCTGGAGAAGAAATAGAACTACAAGTAAAAAGCGAGACTGAATAG
- a CDS encoding DUF4221 domain-containing protein, whose amino-acid sequence MRFLTLLSLLTLSFFGISCSNNATKEVQLIDLKELIVDTLYLEKDTLTKELGTNFNYIKRGGEEFLITSRQHRFIEYSYPEGKLMRDQFYEKEGPDGIGSFLPVSFTDDSSVWFVSFQKLIQADQKGKVLARYNLPAEPTDRFAVNYNTLAGTKAMNVDGRIMIPDVPFVLKESLLNYENWLLKFNPKDSSINYVKFKYPSKYLEFLDDPTFATYQNGYNKAEDLHLISFPADDSLLVISPNSQKWVFAGVNDQMEFLVGRTAQQGEYTAFLPNENTSKYSWVDYDPTAQVYLREAIIRADSKANREEGIRPLSKLVILDRDFEKIGEVTLPDLTRGFSTPDGYYLYLGYPHSEDEVAFGKLDFSKINPRK is encoded by the coding sequence ATGAGATTCCTAACTCTATTGAGTTTGCTTACCCTTTCTTTTTTCGGTATTTCCTGTTCCAATAACGCAACTAAAGAAGTACAACTAATCGATTTAAAGGAATTGATTGTTGACACCCTGTATTTGGAAAAGGATACCCTTACCAAGGAATTAGGGACAAATTTCAATTACATTAAAAGAGGAGGGGAAGAATTTCTGATTACCTCCAGACAGCATAGATTTATCGAGTATAGCTATCCCGAAGGAAAGCTAATGAGAGATCAATTCTATGAGAAAGAAGGGCCTGATGGAATAGGAAGTTTTTTACCGGTTAGTTTCACTGATGACAGCTCGGTTTGGTTCGTATCCTTTCAGAAGTTAATCCAGGCTGATCAAAAAGGGAAAGTGTTGGCTCGTTACAACCTTCCTGCGGAGCCAACCGATCGATTCGCAGTCAATTATAATACTTTGGCTGGCACAAAAGCCATGAACGTCGATGGTAGGATTATGATCCCCGATGTACCTTTTGTGCTGAAAGAGTCTTTACTTAATTATGAAAATTGGCTGCTGAAATTTAACCCCAAGGACAGTTCTATCAATTATGTGAAATTCAAATACCCGAGTAAGTACCTGGAATTTTTGGATGACCCGACTTTCGCTACCTACCAAAATGGATATAATAAGGCTGAAGATCTTCATCTAATTTCCTTCCCTGCGGATGACTCTTTGTTGGTCATTTCACCAAATTCTCAGAAATGGGTTTTTGCGGGAGTGAATGATCAAATGGAATTTTTAGTGGGTAGAACAGCGCAACAAGGGGAATACACTGCTTTCTTACCAAATGAAAATACTAGCAAATATAGTTGGGTAGATTATGATCCAACTGCGCAGGTATATCTCCGAGAGGCGATAATAAGGGCAGATAGTAAAGCAAATCGTGAGGAAGGCATACGACCGCTTTCAAAACTTGTGATCCTTGATAGAGATTTTGAAAAAATCGGAGAAGTGACTTTACCGGATCTTACCCGAGGGTTTTCAACCCCTGACGGATATTACCTATACCTAGGATATCCGCACTCCGAGGATGAGGTAGCATTTGGGAAACTTGATTTCTCTAAAATAAACCCTAGGAAATAA